One genomic window of Thalassoroseus pseudoceratinae includes the following:
- a CDS encoding zinc-dependent alcohol dehydrogenase encodes MKAVCWHGKSDVRVDTVPDPRIEDPRDIIIKVTATGICGSDLHLYDGYVPTMEEGDIIGHEPMGEVVEVGSAISKFAVGDRVVVPFTLSCGSCFFCDQQLFSLCDNSNPNAEIARKNMGQSPAGLLGYSHMLGGFPGGQAEYLRVPYADVGPIKVPKGIPDDKVVFLSDIFPTGYMAAENCGIESGDTVAVWGCGPVAQFAIKSAWMLGAGRVIAIDRVPERLEMARTQGNAETINFSEEDVQERLMEMTKGRGPDRCIDAVGAEAHASGDLSAFLDKVKVAVGMETDRPQALREAILCCRKGGTVSVPGVYVGQADNIPIGPAMNKALTFRMGQTHVQRYLEPLLQTIVEGEIDPSFVITHSIPIDEAPEAYKTFREKQDGCVKVVIKP; translated from the coding sequence ATGAAAGCCGTTTGCTGGCACGGAAAAAGTGACGTTCGTGTTGACACCGTCCCCGATCCGCGAATCGAAGACCCTCGCGATATCATTATCAAAGTCACCGCCACTGGGATTTGTGGCTCGGATTTGCACCTCTACGACGGTTACGTACCGACGATGGAGGAAGGCGATATTATCGGTCATGAACCGATGGGAGAAGTCGTCGAAGTCGGGTCGGCGATCTCAAAATTTGCAGTGGGCGACCGAGTGGTTGTGCCATTCACACTCAGTTGCGGATCGTGTTTCTTTTGTGATCAGCAACTGTTCTCCCTATGCGATAACTCCAATCCGAATGCGGAAATCGCACGCAAGAACATGGGCCAATCGCCGGCGGGGTTGCTTGGGTATTCGCATATGCTCGGTGGGTTTCCCGGTGGACAAGCGGAGTATCTCCGGGTTCCGTATGCGGATGTCGGACCAATCAAAGTCCCCAAGGGAATTCCGGATGACAAAGTCGTGTTTCTCTCTGACATCTTTCCGACAGGCTATATGGCAGCCGAGAATTGTGGCATCGAGTCAGGTGATACCGTGGCGGTTTGGGGGTGCGGACCAGTCGCCCAGTTTGCGATCAAGAGTGCCTGGATGCTCGGTGCCGGTCGGGTGATCGCCATCGACCGCGTCCCGGAACGTCTGGAAATGGCCCGAACGCAAGGCAACGCCGAAACCATCAATTTTAGCGAAGAGGACGTGCAAGAACGTCTGATGGAAATGACGAAGGGACGCGGTCCCGATCGGTGCATTGATGCCGTTGGTGCCGAAGCTCATGCCAGCGGGGATTTGAGTGCCTTCCTCGATAAAGTCAAGGTGGCCGTCGGAATGGAAACCGATCGTCCGCAAGCGTTGCGTGAGGCGATTCTTTGTTGTCGCAAAGGCGGGACAGTTTCAGTTCCCGGTGTCTATGTGGGGCAAGCCGACAACATTCCGATCGGCCCGGCGATGAACAAAGCTCTCACCTTCCGCATGGGGCAAACACACGTGCAACGGTATCTCGAACCGCTCTTGCAGACGATTGTCGAAGGCGAAATTGATCCGTCCTTCGTCATCACTCACAGCATTCCAATCGACGAAGCTCCGGAAGCCTACAAGACATTCCGCGAGAAACAGGACGGATGCGTCAAGGTGGTCATCAAACCCTGA
- a CDS encoding DUF1570 domain-containing protein: MNSSFARISLFLLVVGFATPSIPAADSLVMRKLDTIRSQHQRLQEELRTELATIIPKVEADGDTEVAAEIRRLMRPIESSQLQFSKLPTEVAPKISRNLPDDEQAWRRELHATREKFGDSMYRLSRTALHAGFPSYAYRLVRETANIFPDHSQARRLLGYVRVEDRWVTPFAAKMARERRVWHDTFGWLRADEVDRYENGERFYRRWMPAAQEAEIRQDFRHAWEVRTEHFLIKTNHSLESGVEIATKLEEFYEFFQQTFVGYFYSPDQLKKLFTNSSGGRAPRSRDPFVVHFYKSREEYIDRLKARTPQIAITTGFYHYGDRVAYFYHDEKADDSVIYHEATHQFLYETLPTLRHVGQQAHFWITEGIACYMESYENQNGQISLGDPDYIRFAAARYRFFVDDYYVPFDEYSAMGMREFQSIPQPQIGWNYSQASGLAHFFMHYQGGRYRDALVEHLSQLYHFNPRRLKPPATLPQLIGIGPKVLDAQYAEHLKNLERERR; encoded by the coding sequence ATGAATTCCTCATTCGCTCGTATCTCGTTGTTTCTTCTCGTCGTTGGATTTGCCACACCGTCGATTCCGGCGGCAGATTCCCTGGTGATGCGGAAGCTCGATACAATCCGTTCGCAGCACCAGCGTTTGCAGGAAGAACTCCGGACGGAATTAGCGACGATCATTCCCAAAGTCGAAGCCGACGGAGACACGGAAGTCGCTGCGGAGATTCGCCGACTGATGAGGCCGATCGAGTCCTCGCAGTTGCAATTCTCAAAGTTGCCCACCGAAGTCGCCCCGAAGATTTCGCGAAACCTGCCCGACGACGAGCAAGCTTGGCGGCGAGAACTGCATGCGACTCGCGAGAAGTTCGGCGACTCGATGTATCGGTTGTCACGGACGGCATTGCACGCGGGGTTTCCCAGTTATGCCTACCGATTGGTTCGGGAAACGGCCAACATTTTTCCGGATCATTCTCAAGCCCGGCGGTTGCTGGGGTATGTCCGGGTGGAAGATCGTTGGGTCACACCGTTTGCTGCCAAGATGGCTCGTGAACGTCGGGTTTGGCACGACACGTTCGGTTGGTTGCGTGCCGACGAAGTGGACCGATACGAAAATGGCGAACGGTTTTATCGACGTTGGATGCCCGCCGCTCAGGAAGCCGAAATTCGTCAAGATTTCCGACACGCTTGGGAAGTCCGCACCGAACATTTCTTGATCAAAACTAACCACAGTCTGGAAAGTGGAGTCGAAATCGCCACGAAACTGGAAGAGTTCTATGAATTCTTTCAGCAAACGTTCGTCGGCTATTTCTACTCGCCGGACCAACTCAAAAAACTCTTTACCAACAGCTCTGGCGGACGGGCACCCCGCAGTCGCGATCCGTTTGTCGTCCACTTTTACAAGTCACGCGAAGAATACATCGACCGCCTCAAAGCTCGTACACCACAGATTGCAATCACCACCGGCTTCTATCATTACGGTGATCGGGTGGCCTACTTCTATCACGATGAAAAAGCCGACGACTCGGTCATCTATCACGAGGCGACTCATCAGTTTCTCTACGAAACGCTTCCAACTCTGAGACACGTCGGACAACAGGCCCACTTTTGGATTACCGAGGGAATCGCCTGTTATATGGAATCCTACGAAAATCAGAATGGGCAGATCAGTCTCGGCGACCCCGACTATATTCGGTTTGCGGCGGCACGGTATCGGTTCTTTGTGGACGACTATTATGTGCCGTTCGATGAATACTCCGCGATGGGCATGCGAGAGTTCCAAAGCATTCCCCAGCCGCAAATTGGCTGGAATTACAGTCAAGCTTCGGGACTAGCCCACTTCTTTATGCACTATCAGGGTGGTCGCTACCGGGATGCGTTGGTCGAACACTTGTCGCAACTCTATCATTTCAATCCAAGGCGATTGAAACCACCGGCGACATTGCCACAACTGATTGGCATTGGTCCCAAAGTACTCGACGCCCAATACGCCGAGCATCTCAAGAATTTGGAACGTGAACGTCGTTGA
- a CDS encoding SRPBCC family protein produces MAEFEYSSSISCEAAKLFEFIIRPHDAYTLSPPKMNITLLQTPEVISLGSVIRFQVEAFGMTQEFTHEVIAFDPGQRFVEQQTAGLFKKYVHEHTVTPTEDGVTLRDRVEFEPPGGMVGFMLTEDRIRENLQKSLEYSHGELKKQMETA; encoded by the coding sequence ATGGCTGAATTTGAATACAGTAGTTCGATCTCTTGTGAAGCCGCCAAGTTGTTCGAATTCATCATTCGACCACACGATGCCTACACGCTTTCGCCACCGAAAATGAACATCACTCTGCTCCAAACCCCTGAAGTGATCTCACTTGGCAGCGTGATTCGGTTCCAAGTGGAAGCCTTTGGAATGACGCAAGAGTTCACGCACGAAGTGATCGCCTTTGATCCCGGCCAACGATTTGTCGAGCAACAAACCGCCGGTCTGTTCAAGAAATACGTTCACGAACACACCGTCACGCCGACCGAGGATGGTGTCACGCTGCGGGATCGCGTGGAATTCGAGCCACCCGGCGGAATGGTCGGTTTCATGTTGACCGAAGACCGCATCCGCGAAAACTTGCAAAAAAGCCTGGAATACAGCCACGGCGAATTGAAGAAACAGATGGAAACCGCATGA
- the miaA gene encoding tRNA (adenosine(37)-N6)-dimethylallyltransferase MiaA gives MHIDISILRSAWFLGGPTASGKSEVAIHLAHRINAEIVAMDSMSLYRGMDIGTAKATPEQQAAVPHHLIDILEPHEDYSLAEYVTAADRVCREIVARDRVPLFVGGTGLYLRGLLRGVFDGPAANLEFRQRIETQAAQEDPQWLHRELAKVDPESAAKLHPNDARRLVRALEVHHVTGQPLSQQQRQAALAPEDRPRHVFWLEPPREWLHSRINRRVEAMIAEGLIEEVRGLLDRTPPISHTAAQALGYKEAIAHIHGEQSLDETIDLIQRRTRQFAKRQHTWFRNLEECIAVPINGQDTAEELANRIASLSSVSEH, from the coding sequence ATGCACATCGACATCTCGATTCTGCGATCCGCTTGGTTTCTAGGCGGCCCGACCGCCAGTGGCAAGAGTGAAGTCGCGATTCATTTGGCACATCGGATCAACGCGGAGATCGTTGCGATGGATTCGATGTCTCTTTATCGAGGCATGGATATCGGAACGGCCAAAGCGACACCGGAGCAACAAGCCGCGGTGCCGCATCATCTGATCGACATTCTCGAACCGCATGAAGATTACAGCCTTGCGGAGTACGTCACCGCTGCCGACCGCGTGTGCCGAGAAATCGTCGCCCGCGATCGTGTGCCGCTGTTCGTCGGCGGAACGGGGTTGTACCTGCGGGGATTGTTGCGAGGTGTGTTCGACGGTCCCGCTGCCAATCTGGAATTTCGGCAGCGAATCGAAACGCAAGCCGCCCAGGAAGACCCGCAGTGGTTGCATCGCGAGTTGGCAAAAGTCGACCCCGAATCGGCCGCCAAATTGCATCCGAATGATGCACGGAGGCTCGTCAGAGCATTGGAAGTTCATCACGTAACCGGCCAACCGTTGTCCCAGCAACAACGTCAAGCAGCCTTGGCTCCGGAAGACCGCCCGCGACACGTTTTTTGGCTGGAACCACCACGAGAATGGTTGCATTCGCGAATCAATCGTCGTGTCGAAGCGATGATCGCCGAGGGTCTGATCGAGGAAGTCCGCGGGCTTCTCGACCGCACACCGCCCATCAGCCACACCGCCGCACAAGCCCTGGGATACAAAGAAGCGATTGCGCATATTCACGGTGAGCAATCGCTGGACGAGACGATCGACCTGATTCAACGTCGCACCCGGCAATTCGCCAAACGGCAACACACCTGGTTCCGCAATCTGGAAGAGTGCATCGCGGTACCGATCAACGGTCAGGATACCGCCGAAGAACTGGCAAACCGAATTGCCAGTCTGTCATCGGTTAGCGAGCACTAA
- a CDS encoding tetratricopeptide repeat protein has translation MPSLDPERAGQLARDCWRKGNEALNSKNWDFAIEMFAQAAKLVPDNLMYRQVLRGAEHKKYGDNGKGARMASAKLMGIRSRLKKARSKEEWDDVDAAAEEGLKVNPWDGSLNFELGTACSKREYLDVAIFAFGEAVKAETENRDYLRALGDAHLEKENYDEAAKFWGRVYELDPHDGEARSKCSQIQVEKATKKGGYREAEGTRDVATEKTAYEQARGDRSSKGADVINPGDDPVKDLEMAIRKNPDDVDNYVKLAELHRKEKRYEAALKYARKAGEMSDEPTVSELVEDVELELLRQRLDKANDEMNANPEDEAVKGFRDKLLRKLVKHEIDVLAGRVKRYPKNSQLKFDLGKRYRQVGKYSDAIQLFQQSVADQRLESEALVHLGHCFIKEKKFPLAKRQFEKAIPKLNKQDDPDLYKDACYALARLEEESGNTDQAEELYSNILEIDYNYRNVQKRLEKIQSGESGGSDD, from the coding sequence ATGCCATCGCTCGATCCGGAACGTGCGGGCCAACTGGCACGTGATTGCTGGCGGAAAGGCAATGAGGCTCTCAATTCGAAGAATTGGGATTTTGCCATCGAGATGTTCGCACAAGCCGCCAAATTAGTTCCTGACAACCTGATGTACCGTCAAGTTCTCCGTGGTGCGGAGCACAAAAAATACGGCGACAATGGCAAAGGTGCTCGCATGGCGAGTGCGAAGCTCATGGGCATCAGGAGTCGGCTGAAGAAAGCCCGCTCGAAAGAAGAGTGGGACGACGTCGACGCCGCCGCCGAAGAGGGGTTGAAAGTGAACCCCTGGGATGGGTCACTCAACTTTGAGTTGGGAACCGCCTGTTCCAAGCGGGAATACTTGGATGTGGCGATTTTCGCCTTTGGTGAAGCCGTCAAAGCGGAGACGGAAAACCGCGACTATCTCCGGGCTCTCGGTGACGCCCATCTCGAAAAAGAGAATTACGACGAGGCTGCCAAGTTTTGGGGACGGGTGTACGAACTCGATCCGCACGATGGTGAAGCCCGCTCGAAGTGTTCGCAGATTCAAGTCGAGAAAGCCACCAAGAAGGGCGGTTATCGCGAAGCCGAAGGCACTCGGGATGTCGCCACCGAAAAAACGGCTTACGAGCAGGCTCGTGGCGATCGGTCGTCGAAGGGGGCTGACGTGATCAACCCCGGCGATGATCCCGTCAAAGACTTGGAAATGGCGATTCGCAAGAATCCCGACGATGTCGACAACTACGTCAAGTTGGCCGAGCTTCATCGCAAGGAAAAACGGTACGAAGCCGCTCTCAAATATGCCCGCAAAGCCGGTGAGATGAGCGATGAACCAACCGTGAGCGAGTTGGTGGAAGACGTGGAATTGGAATTGCTTCGTCAGCGGCTCGACAAAGCCAACGACGAGATGAACGCCAATCCCGAAGATGAAGCGGTCAAAGGGTTTCGTGACAAGTTGCTGCGAAAACTGGTGAAGCACGAAATCGATGTTCTCGCAGGGCGGGTGAAGCGATACCCCAAGAACTCACAGCTCAAATTCGATCTCGGAAAACGCTATCGGCAAGTCGGGAAGTACTCGGATGCCATCCAACTGTTTCAGCAATCGGTTGCTGACCAGCGGTTGGAATCGGAGGCGTTGGTGCATCTTGGCCATTGCTTCATCAAAGAGAAGAAATTCCCGCTCGCCAAACGGCAATTCGAGAAGGCCATTCCCAAACTCAACAAGCAAGACGACCCCGATTTGTACAAAGACGCTTGCTACGCCCTGGCCCGGTTGGAAGAGGAATCTGGCAATACCGACCAAGCCGAAGAACTCTACAGCAACATCTTGGAAATCGACTACAACTACCGCAACGTGCAAAAACGGCTGGAGAAAATTCAGTCCGGCGAATCGGGCGGAAGCGACGATTGA
- a CDS encoding DUF1501 domain-containing protein, translated as MWDLLSGRQQFCDGLTRRGFLKIGGLAVGGLTLPKLLQAEAAAGARATGKSIINIYLSGGPTHMDTFDLKPNAPKEFRGEFSPIATSSPGLDICELMTDLATVGDKFSVIRSVDGMRNEHNPKQSESGWSQRELSSLGGRPGVGAVMSKLMGPSQSTPHGTAPTAVDLTGWTKPGFLGQTNAAYRPDSTGRSNLQLNRSVSRDRLSGRQSLLGELDRLRRDVDGSGMMEAMDSFTERAVGIVTSGKLYDALDLKKADPRAIDRYGINDQSNRRRRDNERFLVSRRLIDAGVRCVSFSWGGWDTHGKNFDRMREQLPALSRALTALIEDLDAHGQLDDTIIMMSGEFGRTPRINGNAGRDHWPRAAFFFLAGGGMQHGQAIGATNRLGEEPQDRPVHLQHIFHTVYHMLGIDAHTTTLTDPNGRPQYLVDNRELIHELI; from the coding sequence ATGTGGGATCTTCTCAGTGGCCGACAACAATTCTGTGACGGATTAACACGACGCGGGTTCTTGAAAATCGGTGGTTTGGCCGTCGGTGGCCTCACGCTCCCCAAGCTCCTGCAAGCCGAAGCGGCCGCCGGTGCTCGGGCGACTGGGAAATCCATTATCAACATTTACCTTTCGGGCGGTCCAACCCACATGGACACGTTCGACCTGAAACCCAATGCTCCCAAGGAGTTCCGGGGAGAATTTTCTCCCATTGCCACCTCATCTCCCGGCTTGGACATTTGCGAATTGATGACCGACCTCGCAACGGTTGGCGATAAATTCTCGGTCATTCGCTCGGTTGACGGCATGCGGAACGAGCACAATCCGAAGCAGTCCGAATCTGGTTGGTCGCAACGCGAACTGAGTTCGCTCGGTGGTCGCCCCGGAGTGGGTGCGGTGATGTCGAAACTGATGGGACCATCGCAATCCACGCCGCACGGGACCGCTCCAACTGCGGTTGACTTAACGGGATGGACCAAGCCCGGATTCTTGGGGCAAACCAACGCTGCCTACCGACCGGACAGCACCGGGCGTTCCAATTTGCAACTCAATCGCAGCGTGAGTCGCGATCGTTTAAGTGGTCGGCAGTCGTTGCTGGGTGAGTTGGATCGTTTGCGTCGCGATGTCGATGGCAGCGGCATGATGGAAGCCATGGACAGTTTCACCGAACGGGCCGTCGGTATCGTCACGTCCGGTAAGCTTTACGATGCCTTGGACTTGAAGAAAGCCGACCCACGAGCGATTGATCGTTACGGCATCAACGATCAATCGAACCGGCGACGTCGCGACAATGAACGGTTCTTGGTGTCTCGCCGATTGATCGACGCGGGCGTGCGGTGCGTTTCGTTCTCTTGGGGCGGTTGGGACACCCATGGCAAAAACTTCGATCGCATGCGAGAGCAACTCCCGGCCCTCAGTCGAGCGTTGACCGCGTTAATTGAAGACCTCGATGCACACGGCCAACTCGACGACACCATCATCATGATGTCTGGTGAGTTCGGACGAACGCCACGCATCAACGGCAACGCCGGTCGTGATCACTGGCCACGGGCTGCATTCTTCTTCCTCGCTGGCGGCGGAATGCAACATGGGCAAGCGATCGGGGCGACCAACCGACTCGGTGAAGAACCGCAAGATCGCCCGGTTCATCTCCAACACATCTTCCACACCGTCTACCATATGCTCGGCATTGATGCCCACACCACCACACTGACCGACCCCAACGGTCGGCCACAATACTTGGTCGACAATCGAGAACTCATTCACGAACTGATTTGA
- a CDS encoding sulfatase family protein codes for MIRYLTFAGCLVIGVNSVSAVERPNIVYILADDLGFGDVSCYNPDSKIDTPNIDRLAKEGVRFTDAHTPSAVCTPTRYGILTGRYAWRTKMKIRVLDGLDPPLIEDGRLTVASLLKQHGYHTGCVGKWHLGMQWTDKTGQPVPYLPVETKGRPRPGDDVDYTRPVIGGPTARGFDEYFGISASLNMSPFCYIQDDRPVHLPTLHQERMSTEFISVDKGVRSPDFTIYGVLPRLTGEAINFLERQAQSEADQPFFLYMPLTSPHLPLVPNEEYRGHSQAGHYGDFVVETDSIVGSILETLDRTGQAENTLFIFTSDNGGLYHYWTPQESDDQKNYRMTARGKYVKQFGHQGNAHLRGTKADIWEGGHRVPFIVRWPGKTPAGAVSDELIELTDLLATCAAMLEVELPEGAGEDSKNILPALLTEQPVEPVRTFAVHHSLWGAFAIRQGPWKLILQRGSGGFTFPRRIDPQKAGGPPGQLYNLEEDPSETKNVWKEHPEVVEQLTTHLEQIRGDD; via the coding sequence ATGATTCGCTATCTCACATTCGCTGGGTGTCTTGTCATCGGTGTGAATTCGGTTTCCGCCGTGGAGCGACCGAACATCGTGTATATCTTGGCTGACGATCTCGGTTTCGGAGACGTGAGTTGCTACAACCCCGATTCCAAAATCGACACACCGAACATTGATCGGTTGGCGAAGGAAGGAGTGCGGTTCACCGATGCCCACACGCCGTCCGCCGTTTGCACGCCGACGCGGTATGGCATTCTCACGGGGCGGTACGCGTGGCGAACGAAGATGAAAATCCGCGTGCTCGATGGACTCGATCCACCGTTGATCGAAGACGGTCGGCTCACGGTGGCCTCCCTGCTCAAGCAGCACGGTTATCACACGGGGTGCGTCGGCAAGTGGCATCTGGGCATGCAATGGACCGACAAGACCGGCCAACCTGTGCCGTACTTGCCGGTCGAAACCAAGGGCCGTCCACGACCGGGGGATGACGTGGACTACACGCGACCTGTTATCGGTGGTCCGACCGCACGCGGGTTCGACGAGTACTTCGGCATTTCCGCATCGCTGAATATGTCACCGTTCTGCTATATCCAAGACGATCGTCCCGTCCACTTGCCGACGCTTCATCAAGAACGAATGTCGACAGAGTTCATCAGTGTCGATAAAGGCGTGCGTTCGCCGGACTTCACGATTTACGGCGTCTTGCCACGATTGACGGGCGAAGCGATTAATTTCCTCGAACGACAAGCTCAGTCTGAAGCCGATCAACCGTTTTTCCTCTACATGCCGCTGACGTCACCGCATTTGCCGCTCGTGCCCAACGAAGAATATCGTGGTCATAGCCAAGCGGGTCACTATGGGGATTTCGTGGTGGAAACGGATTCGATTGTCGGTTCCATCCTCGAAACGTTGGATCGCACCGGGCAAGCCGAGAACACGTTGTTCATCTTCACTTCCGACAATGGCGGGCTCTATCACTATTGGACGCCCCAAGAAAGCGACGACCAAAAAAATTACCGCATGACCGCTCGCGGAAAATACGTGAAGCAATTTGGACACCAAGGCAACGCTCATTTGCGTGGGACGAAAGCGGATATTTGGGAGGGCGGACACCGTGTGCCGTTCATCGTGCGTTGGCCCGGCAAAACTCCGGCGGGGGCAGTGAGTGATGAATTGATTGAACTGACCGATCTTCTCGCAACGTGTGCGGCTATGTTGGAAGTGGAACTTCCCGAAGGAGCCGGCGAAGACAGCAAAAACATTCTGCCTGCATTACTCACCGAGCAACCTGTCGAACCGGTCCGGACATTCGCGGTGCATCATTCGTTGTGGGGTGCGTTTGCAATTCGACAGGGACCGTGGAAATTGATTCTCCAACGGGGTTCCGGCGGCTTCACCTTTCCCCGTAGGATCGATCCGCAAAAAGCTGGCGGCCCACCGGGGCAATTGTACAACCTCGAAGAAGATCCCTCGGAAACGAAAAACGTGTGGAAGGAACACCCCGAAGTTGTGGAACAACTCACAACCCATCTCGAACAGATCCGCGGTGACGATTGA
- a CDS encoding STM4015 family protein, with product MAFGEHAEEFDGKKVVDYEVGMTLEPETTNYRLRLEYDSEESFSELLTDFLTAENVDRVTGVLTGAYSEEMYEESMAPIVEAVIAAAPRLPSLTGLFIGDIIYEENEVSWIQQTDVSPVWTAFPKLRTFQVRGGEGLSLGDIAHDQLKTLIVQTGGMPREILQQLANAQLPELEHLELYLGDSGYGWTGTIADVEALLQANRFPKLKTLGLKNSEIADDVAGVVSVSPIVAQLETLDLSLGTLGDAGAEKLLACENVKTLKKLDLSHHYMSNEMMKQVSELPCEVNVEEQETEEEWGRYVSIGE from the coding sequence ATGGCGTTCGGGGAACATGCGGAAGAGTTTGACGGCAAGAAGGTAGTCGATTACGAAGTTGGAATGACACTCGAACCGGAAACAACGAACTACCGGTTACGTCTGGAGTACGATTCCGAAGAATCGTTCAGTGAATTGCTGACCGATTTCCTCACGGCGGAGAATGTCGATCGCGTGACCGGCGTGCTCACCGGGGCATATTCCGAGGAGATGTACGAGGAATCGATGGCACCGATCGTGGAAGCCGTCATCGCCGCCGCTCCACGATTGCCGAGCCTTACCGGGCTTTTCATCGGCGACATCATTTACGAAGAGAATGAAGTCTCTTGGATCCAACAAACCGATGTGTCGCCGGTTTGGACAGCGTTCCCAAAACTGCGGACGTTCCAAGTTCGCGGTGGTGAAGGGCTAAGTTTGGGCGATATCGCACACGACCAGTTGAAAACGCTGATCGTGCAAACCGGCGGAATGCCACGCGAAATCCTTCAGCAACTTGCGAATGCACAACTGCCGGAACTTGAACACCTGGAATTGTACCTGGGCGATTCGGGCTACGGTTGGACCGGCACCATCGCGGATGTCGAAGCACTCCTGCAAGCCAATCGGTTTCCGAAACTCAAGACGTTGGGGCTCAAGAACAGCGAGATTGCTGACGACGTCGCCGGAGTGGTCAGCGTTTCGCCAATCGTGGCACAATTGGAAACGCTTGACCTTTCCCTGGGTACACTTGGCGACGCCGGGGCGGAAAAACTGCTCGCGTGCGAGAACGTCAAGACGCTGAAGAAGCTTGATCTTTCGCATCACTACATGAGCAACGAAATGATGAAACAAGTTTCCGAGTTGCCGTGCGAGGTGAATGTCGAGGAACAGGAAACCGAAGAGGAATGGGGACGCTACGTGTCAATCGGTGAGTGA
- a CDS encoding STM4014 family protein, with protein sequence MQFVVIGNPENRRVTLFTDAVTRRGLPTPIVASYHDLLTERISLGDVVPSGSVIRLDSPGENADVERLLIQRGSRQTDRIESEWQPGRILHQRRWFHGFRSLMESFDGVCSDSAWMSSPRDIPILFEKPTCLNRLATAGVPVPRSLGIVSSFEELQALIERTDERRLFLKQPWGSSASGVLAFQTNKRQTIVTTSTEMVSTPDGVELYNSLRVRRYTTFPEIRQLIDTLGHDGLHVECWLPKAGLAGKTFDLRIVTIAGEPRQMVMRTSSGPLTNLHLGNQRGDLALLRSRMSEATWETMLETCRQTAAVFPKTFCLGLDVLIRPNFRSCAIIEANAFGDLLPRVWDRGEDTYTAQVTAWQRATLRRPSRN encoded by the coding sequence ATGCAATTCGTCGTCATCGGCAACCCGGAGAATCGCCGCGTCACACTGTTTACCGATGCGGTAACGCGACGTGGGTTGCCGACGCCGATCGTGGCTTCCTATCACGATCTGTTGACCGAACGCATCTCGCTAGGCGATGTCGTGCCGAGTGGTTCCGTGATCCGGTTGGATTCTCCCGGCGAAAACGCGGACGTCGAACGACTACTGATTCAACGAGGCTCACGCCAAACAGACCGCATCGAATCAGAGTGGCAACCGGGTCGGATTCTTCATCAGCGACGGTGGTTTCACGGCTTCCGATCGTTGATGGAGTCGTTCGACGGTGTGTGTTCCGATTCGGCTTGGATGTCCTCCCCCCGTGACATTCCGATTCTGTTCGAGAAGCCGACCTGTCTGAATCGGCTGGCAACGGCCGGTGTGCCCGTGCCACGATCGCTTGGCATCGTGTCTTCATTCGAGGAACTGCAAGCCCTCATCGAACGCACGGACGAACGACGATTGTTCCTCAAGCAACCGTGGGGTTCGTCGGCGTCGGGCGTGTTGGCGTTCCAGACGAACAAGCGACAGACAATCGTCACCACCAGCACAGAGATGGTTTCCACGCCCGATGGTGTGGAACTTTACAACTCGTTGCGAGTCCGCCGGTACACCACGTTTCCCGAAATCCGGCAGCTGATCGACACTCTCGGCCACGATGGTTTGCACGTGGAATGTTGGCTACCCAAAGCCGGTTTGGCGGGAAAAACGTTTGATCTGCGAATCGTCACAATCGCCGGTGAACCGCGTCAGATGGTCATGCGGACAAGCTCCGGTCCGCTGACGAACCTGCATCTCGGAAACCAACGCGGTGACCTGGCGTTGCTGCGATCACGAATGTCGGAGGCGACATGGGAAACCATGCTGGAAACCTGTCGCCAAACGGCAGCAGTGTTTCCCAAGACATTCTGTTTGGGGTTGGATGTCCTGATTCGTCCGAACTTCCGAAGCTGTGCAATCATCGAAGCCAACGCGTTCGGAGATTTGTTGCCTCGGGTCTGGGATCGTGGCGAAGACACGTACACAGCGCAAGTCACGGCATGGCAACGCGCAACGCTGCGGAGACCAAGTCGCAATTGA